In Streptomyces durocortorensis, a genomic segment contains:
- a CDS encoding LOG family protein: MRRLAVFLASSDGHDPAHAELAAHVGGDLARRGIGLVYGGGSTGLMGILADSAMKAGGEVIGVMPRGMIEREWAREEVTELVICDSMHERKAVMADRADAFVALPGGLGTLEEIFEVWSWRQLGLHAKPVGFLDAGGFWTPLIGALHSLTDAGFLAASTLEDLAVAPDLPGLLEALEERLRRAPRPAHGA; this comes from the coding sequence ATGCGCCGCCTCGCCGTCTTCCTCGCCTCGTCCGACGGGCACGACCCCGCCCATGCCGAGCTGGCCGCGCACGTGGGCGGCGACCTGGCGCGCCGCGGGATCGGGCTCGTCTACGGCGGCGGCAGCACCGGACTCATGGGCATCCTCGCGGACTCCGCGATGAAGGCGGGCGGCGAGGTCATCGGCGTCATGCCCCGCGGCATGATCGAGCGGGAGTGGGCGCGCGAGGAGGTCACGGAGCTGGTGATCTGCGACTCGATGCACGAACGCAAGGCCGTCATGGCCGACCGCGCCGACGCCTTCGTCGCGCTGCCCGGCGGACTGGGGACCCTGGAGGAGATCTTCGAGGTGTGGTCCTGGCGTCAGCTCGGCCTGCACGCCAAGCCCGTCGGCTTCCTCGACGCCGGGGGCTTCTGGACACCCCTGATCGGTGCCCTGCACAGCCTCACCGACGCGGGCTTCCTCGCCGCCTCCACCCTGGAGGACCTCGCCGTCGCCCCCGACCTGCCCGGCCTGCTCGAAGCACTGGAGGAACGACTGC
- the acnA gene encoding aconitate hydratase AcnA: MSANSFDARSTLRVGDESYEIFKLDKVEGSARLPYSLKVLLENLLRTEDGANITADHIRAIGGWDSQAQPSQEIQFTPARVIMQDFTGVPCVVDLATMREAVKALGGDPAKINPLAPAELVIDHSVIADKFGTKEAFGQNVELEYGRNKERYQFLRWGQTAFDEFKVVPPGTGIVHQVNIEHLARTVMVRNGQAYPDTLVGTDSHTTMVNGLGVLGWGVGGIEAEAAMLGQPVSMLIPRVVGFKLTGELKPGTTATDLVLTITEMLRKHGVVGKFVEFYGEGVAATSLANRATIGNMSPEFGSTAAIFPIDDETLKYLRLTGRDAQQVALVEAYAKEQGLWLDPAAEPDFSEKLELDLATVVPSIAGPKRPQDRIVLANAKEQFARDVRNYVSDDEEAGKESFPASDSPAASNGVPSRPTTVTAPDGSTYEIDHGAVTVAAITSCTNTSNPYVMVAAALVAKKAVEKGLTRKPWVKTTLAPGSKVVTDYFDKAGLTPYLDKVGFNLVGYGCTTCIGNSGPLPEEVSKAVNEHDLAVTSVLSGNRNFEGRINPDVKMNYLASPPLVVAYAIAGSMKVDITKDALGVDQDGKPVYLTDIWPTEAEVNDVVANAIGEDMFNKSYQDVFAGDAQWQALSIPTGDTFEWDSESTYVRKPPYFEGMTMDTTPVEDITGARVLAKLGDSVTTDHISPAGAIKADTPAGKYLTEHGIERRDFNSYGSRRGNHEVMIRGTFANIRLRNQIAPGTEGGYTRDFTKDDGPVSFIYDASQNYQAAGTPLAILAGKEYGSGSSRDWAAKGTALLGVKAVIAESYERIHRSNLIGMGVLPLQFPEGQNAETLGLTGEEAFSFTGVTELNNGTTPRTVKVTTDTGVEFDAVVRIDTPGEADYYRNGGILHYVLRQLAGS, encoded by the coding sequence GTGTCGGCGAACAGCTTCGACGCCCGCAGCACGCTGCGCGTGGGCGACGAGTCGTACGAGATCTTCAAGCTGGACAAGGTAGAGGGCTCCGCGCGCCTCCCGTACAGCCTGAAGGTCCTGCTGGAGAACCTGCTCCGCACCGAGGACGGCGCGAACATCACCGCCGACCACATCCGGGCCATCGGCGGCTGGGACTCCCAGGCTCAGCCCAGCCAGGAGATCCAGTTCACGCCGGCCCGCGTGATCATGCAGGACTTCACCGGCGTGCCGTGTGTCGTGGACCTCGCCACCATGCGTGAGGCCGTGAAGGCGCTGGGCGGCGACCCGGCCAAGATCAACCCGCTGGCCCCGGCCGAGCTGGTCATCGACCACTCCGTCATCGCCGACAAGTTCGGCACCAAGGAAGCCTTCGGCCAGAACGTCGAGCTGGAGTACGGCCGGAACAAGGAGCGGTACCAGTTCCTGCGCTGGGGCCAGACCGCCTTCGACGAGTTCAAGGTCGTCCCCCCGGGCACCGGCATCGTCCACCAGGTGAACATCGAGCACCTGGCCCGCACCGTCATGGTCCGTAACGGCCAGGCCTACCCCGACACCCTCGTCGGCACCGACTCGCACACCACCATGGTCAACGGCCTCGGTGTGCTCGGCTGGGGCGTCGGCGGCATCGAGGCCGAGGCCGCGATGCTCGGCCAGCCGGTCTCCATGCTCATCCCGCGCGTCGTCGGCTTCAAGCTGACCGGTGAGCTGAAGCCCGGCACCACCGCCACCGACCTCGTGCTGACCATCACCGAGATGCTCCGCAAGCACGGCGTCGTCGGCAAGTTCGTCGAGTTCTACGGTGAGGGCGTCGCCGCCACCTCGCTCGCCAACCGCGCCACCATCGGCAACATGTCGCCGGAGTTCGGCTCCACCGCCGCGATCTTCCCGATCGACGACGAGACGCTGAAGTACCTGCGCCTGACCGGCCGCGACGCGCAGCAGGTCGCCCTCGTCGAGGCGTACGCCAAGGAGCAGGGCCTCTGGCTCGACCCGGCCGCCGAGCCCGACTTCTCCGAGAAGCTGGAGCTCGACCTCGCCACGGTCGTCCCCTCCATCGCCGGCCCGAAGCGCCCGCAGGACCGCATCGTCCTCGCGAACGCCAAGGAGCAGTTCGCCCGCGACGTCCGCAACTACGTCTCCGACGACGAGGAGGCGGGCAAGGAGTCCTTCCCGGCCTCCGACTCCCCGGCCGCCTCCAACGGCGTACCGTCGCGGCCGACCACCGTCACGGCCCCCGACGGCTCGACGTACGAGATCGACCACGGAGCCGTCACGGTCGCCGCGATCACCTCCTGCACCAACACCTCGAACCCGTACGTCATGGTCGCCGCCGCGCTCGTGGCGAAGAAGGCGGTCGAGAAGGGCCTGACCCGCAAGCCGTGGGTCAAGACCACCCTCGCCCCGGGCTCGAAGGTCGTCACCGACTACTTCGACAAGGCGGGCCTGACCCCGTACCTCGACAAGGTCGGTTTCAACCTCGTCGGCTACGGCTGCACCACCTGCATCGGCAACTCCGGCCCGCTGCCGGAGGAGGTCTCCAAGGCGGTCAACGAACACGACCTCGCCGTCACCTCGGTGCTCTCCGGCAACCGCAACTTCGAGGGCCGGATCAACCCCGACGTCAAGATGAACTACCTGGCGTCCCCGCCGCTGGTCGTCGCGTACGCCATCGCCGGTTCGATGAAGGTCGACATCACCAAGGACGCCCTCGGCGTCGACCAGGACGGCAAGCCCGTCTACCTGACCGACATCTGGCCCACCGAGGCCGAGGTCAACGACGTCGTGGCGAACGCCATCGGCGAGGACATGTTCAACAAGTCCTACCAGGACGTCTTCGCGGGCGACGCCCAGTGGCAGGCCCTGTCGATCCCGACCGGCGACACCTTCGAGTGGGACTCCGAGTCCACCTACGTGCGCAAGCCCCCGTACTTCGAGGGCATGACGATGGACACGACTCCGGTCGAGGACATCACCGGCGCCCGGGTGCTCGCCAAGCTCGGCGACTCGGTCACCACCGACCACATCTCCCCGGCCGGTGCGATCAAGGCCGACACCCCGGCGGGCAAGTACCTCACGGAGCACGGCATCGAGCGTCGTGACTTCAACTCCTACGGCTCGCGCCGTGGTAACCACGAGGTCATGATCCGCGGCACGTTCGCCAACATCCGCCTGCGCAACCAGATCGCGCCGGGCACCGAGGGCGGCTACACCCGCGACTTCACCAAGGATGACGGCCCGGTGTCGTTCATCTACGACGCCTCGCAGAACTACCAGGCCGCCGGCACCCCCCTCGCGATCCTCGCGGGCAAGGAGTACGGCTCCGGCTCGTCCCGTGACTGGGCCGCCAAGGGCACCGCGCTCCTGGGCGTCAAGGCCGTCATCGCCGAGTCCTACGAGCGCATCCACCGCTCGAACCTCATCGGCATGGGCGTCCTCCCGCTCCAGTTCCCCGAGGGCCAGAACGCCGAGACCCTCGGTCTCACCGGCGAGGAGGCCTTCTCCTTCACCGGCGTCACCGAGCTGAACAACGGCACCACCCCCCGTACGGTGAAGGTCACCACCGACACCGGTGTGGAGTTCGACGCGGTCGTCCGCATCGACACCCCCGGCGAGGCGGACTACTACCGCAACGGCGGCATCCTGCACTACGTGCTGCGTCAGCTTGCCGGTTCCTGA
- a CDS encoding serine/threonine-protein kinase: protein MAVGSRYRVERLLGRGGLGEVWEATDRALGRRVAIKFVTGAMQYPEAAQRFAREARTLASLRHGSVVTVHDAGTADHDGQTLPYLVMELLDGATWEFSHVDSIVETGARLADVLAHVHAAKVVHRDIKPANIMICADGRTVLMDFGIARDDSSLTRTATTTGKYFGTPGYMAPEQLQGRAATPASDVYALGIVLVEKLTGHRLPVTQLMPQVRSSIREPVLSLLTRMTAARPEQRPSAAECASLLRASETPTASRHVPSTR, encoded by the coding sequence ATGGCCGTCGGGAGCCGCTACCGCGTGGAACGCCTCCTGGGCAGGGGCGGCTTGGGCGAGGTCTGGGAAGCGACGGACCGTGCCCTCGGCCGACGGGTCGCCATCAAGTTCGTCACCGGCGCCATGCAGTATCCAGAGGCGGCTCAGCGGTTCGCGCGTGAGGCCCGCACCCTCGCCTCGCTCCGCCACGGCAGCGTCGTGACCGTTCACGACGCCGGAACGGCCGACCATGACGGTCAGACTCTGCCCTACCTCGTGATGGAGTTACTGGACGGCGCCACCTGGGAGTTCTCGCATGTGGACTCGATCGTGGAGACCGGGGCGCGCTTGGCGGACGTTCTCGCGCACGTCCACGCGGCGAAGGTTGTGCACCGGGACATCAAGCCCGCCAACATCATGATCTGTGCCGACGGGCGCACCGTGCTGATGGACTTCGGTATAGCCCGGGACGACTCCTCGCTCACCCGCACAGCCACCACCACCGGAAAATACTTCGGAACCCCCGGCTACATGGCCCCCGAACAGCTCCAAGGCCGTGCCGCTACACCTGCTTCGGACGTCTACGCGCTGGGGATCGTCCTGGTCGAGAAGCTCACCGGCCACCGGCTGCCCGTCACGCAGCTCATGCCCCAGGTCCGATCCTCCATCCGCGAGCCCGTACTGTCCCTGCTTACCCGGATGACCGCTGCACGTCCCGAGCAGCGGCCTTCCGCCGCCGAGTGCGCTTCGCTGCTGCGCGCCTCCGAGACGCCCACGGCATCGCGGCACGTGCCGTCCACGAGATAA
- a CDS encoding RICIN domain-containing protein, giving the protein MKKSIGAAGAVFSALALAVGMATPAAADSPSNGRWNNMRALHTGMCAAVGNNSTKVGAGLIQYRCDYKSNKEFYAQGAGTNAYFLRIRSTNMCVTPQTGADHALLVQSPCANVDSQVWVAEYAGNDSWKMRNRATGFCMGVAWGTTNSGQPLDQSSCGAFDGQTWRFTAV; this is encoded by the coding sequence GTGAAGAAGTCCATCGGGGCGGCCGGAGCCGTGTTCAGCGCCCTCGCCCTCGCCGTGGGAATGGCGACCCCAGCCGCGGCCGACAGCCCGTCCAACGGCCGTTGGAACAACATGCGGGCCCTGCACACCGGAATGTGCGCTGCCGTGGGCAACAACTCGACCAAAGTCGGTGCCGGGCTGATCCAGTACCGGTGTGACTACAAGTCCAACAAGGAGTTCTACGCCCAGGGGGCGGGCACGAACGCGTACTTCCTGCGGATCAGGTCCACCAACATGTGCGTGACCCCGCAGACCGGCGCCGACCACGCCCTCCTCGTCCAGTCCCCGTGCGCCAACGTGGACTCGCAGGTGTGGGTGGCCGAGTACGCCGGCAACGACAGCTGGAAGATGCGGAACCGGGCTACGGGCTTCTGCATGGGCGTCGCGTGGGGCACCACCAACAGCGGCCAGCCGTTGGACCAGTCCTCCTGCGGCGCGTTCGACGGCCAGACCTGGCGGTTCACCGCGGTGTAG
- a CDS encoding histidine phosphatase family protein codes for MGELILIRHGETEWSRSGQHTSWTDLPLTDAGERQARALVPLLADRHIALTLVSPSVRARRTAELAGLTAARVTPELREWDYGGYEGITTREIHRTRPFWNLWTDGVDPGTPEHPGESPADVGARADTVLAGVRSAAERVGDGDIALVAHSHLLRVLTARYLGLTPAEGRLFQLATGAVSRLGTEHGQPVVTALNVAVPESLRGVNQEG; via the coding sequence ATGGGCGAGCTGATCCTGATCCGCCACGGCGAGACCGAGTGGTCCCGCTCCGGGCAGCACACGAGCTGGACCGACCTCCCCCTCACCGACGCCGGGGAGCGGCAGGCCCGCGCCCTCGTCCCGCTGCTGGCCGACCGGCACATCGCCCTCACCCTGGTCAGCCCGTCCGTCCGGGCCCGCCGCACCGCCGAGCTGGCCGGGCTCACCGCGGCCCGGGTCACCCCCGAGCTGCGGGAGTGGGACTACGGCGGCTACGAGGGCATCACCACCCGGGAGATCCACCGCACCCGCCCCTTCTGGAACCTGTGGACCGACGGCGTCGACCCCGGCACCCCCGAACACCCCGGCGAGAGCCCGGCGGACGTCGGGGCGCGGGCGGACACGGTGCTGGCGGGGGTGCGGTCGGCCGCCGAGCGGGTCGGGGACGGGGACATCGCGCTCGTCGCCCACTCCCACCTCCTGCGCGTCCTCACCGCCCGCTACCTGGGGCTGACCCCGGCCGAGGGCCGCCTCTTCCAGCTGGCCACCGGCGCGGTCTCCCGGCTCGGTACGGAACACGGCCAGCCGGTCGTCACCGCGCTCAACGTCGCCGTGCCCGAAAGCCTACGAGGGGTGAACCAGGAGGGCTGA
- a CDS encoding DUF1492 domain-containing protein — MGANDGDSGTRAALAAELGAAVATRPLVNLTGPLGVGKTWLARSLDAQHVDLSRPHAPGDLRRAVTGDDRRPLVLDGVDGRTAMESAAGALDDAPAGHRPVLVLSRRPLRAARGWAGGDPVTLAVPPLPDDEIAALASRAGLADPGARDLVVRLAGGIPLVALAACRAVHAGAAPTAPAAVADEVSAEILQRLERELPGRRRAQALRLLAAVGAADEKLLARGPDLFTDLAGLSLVHRTALGLTVAEPYRALLDMTYQWRRPDQHGALLARAARYRGAMLTGSAPPERRAELAEQSMLLAGDRVVREVLFPPGRPPVPIVTAQGSDADDIGRLMHGWASLKGFDQRRTERLVTQWLDDDITGFRLARDIDGQPIGLISLIGVREQTLAGMEPLLQQHTEGLAAGDRGGLFLGAAFCPEPAVHAQVLRHILRQAVTSGRLLVSTADPGYHQLLDSLAFRRHGGIREDIYRCGRAPQVYSNDFTGAALPAWLRRLGVTATAPDTADEPAAAHMAEALGDLHTPKGLAGSPLLTAAHTPTARALRAWLVEAVDSLAASPVAADADAGRILRAYYVDRSGTHWQVAHSLHLSRATYFRRLRRGVTALAAQHDR, encoded by the coding sequence ATGGGGGCGAACGACGGTGACAGCGGTACACGGGCGGCTCTGGCCGCCGAACTGGGCGCGGCGGTCGCGACCCGTCCGCTGGTGAATCTGACCGGTCCGCTCGGCGTGGGGAAGACCTGGCTGGCCCGCTCGCTCGACGCCCAGCACGTCGATCTGTCCCGCCCGCACGCCCCCGGTGACCTGCGGCGGGCCGTGACCGGTGATGACCGCAGGCCACTGGTGCTGGACGGCGTCGATGGGCGTACGGCGATGGAGTCCGCCGCCGGGGCACTCGACGACGCCCCCGCCGGCCACCGCCCCGTACTCGTGCTCAGCCGCAGGCCGTTACGGGCGGCTCGGGGCTGGGCCGGGGGCGACCCGGTCACCCTCGCCGTTCCTCCTCTGCCCGACGACGAGATCGCGGCGCTCGCGAGCCGGGCCGGCCTCGCGGACCCCGGCGCGCGGGACCTCGTCGTCCGACTGGCCGGCGGGATTCCCCTGGTGGCGCTCGCCGCCTGCCGGGCGGTGCACGCCGGGGCCGCGCCCACCGCCCCCGCAGCGGTGGCCGACGAGGTCAGCGCCGAGATCCTCCAGCGCCTGGAGCGCGAACTGCCGGGCCGCCGCAGGGCCCAGGCGCTCCGGCTGCTCGCCGCCGTCGGCGCGGCGGACGAGAAGCTGCTGGCCAGGGGCCCGGACTTGTTTACGGACCTGGCCGGGCTCAGTCTGGTCCACCGGACCGCCCTGGGGCTGACCGTCGCCGAACCGTACCGCGCCCTGCTCGACATGACCTACCAGTGGCGGCGCCCGGACCAGCACGGCGCGCTGCTCGCCCGCGCGGCGCGCTACCGCGGTGCGATGCTCACCGGGTCGGCCCCACCCGAGCGGCGGGCCGAACTGGCCGAGCAGTCCATGCTCCTGGCCGGTGACCGGGTCGTACGGGAGGTACTCTTCCCGCCCGGCCGCCCACCGGTCCCGATCGTGACAGCCCAAGGCTCCGACGCCGACGACATCGGCCGCCTGATGCACGGCTGGGCATCACTCAAGGGGTTCGACCAGCGCAGGACGGAACGGCTGGTCACCCAGTGGCTGGACGACGACATCACCGGCTTCCGCCTGGCCCGTGACATCGACGGACAGCCGATCGGGCTGATCAGCCTGATCGGCGTCCGGGAGCAGACCCTGGCGGGCATGGAGCCACTGCTCCAGCAACACACCGAGGGCCTCGCGGCGGGCGACCGCGGCGGGCTGTTCCTGGGGGCGGCGTTCTGCCCCGAACCGGCCGTCCACGCCCAGGTGCTGCGCCACATCCTGCGGCAGGCGGTCACGAGCGGAAGGCTCCTGGTGTCCACCGCCGACCCCGGCTACCACCAGCTTCTCGACAGTCTCGCCTTCCGCCGCCACGGGGGAATCCGCGAGGACATCTACCGCTGCGGACGCGCCCCGCAGGTCTACAGCAACGACTTCACCGGCGCGGCACTCCCCGCCTGGCTCCGCCGCCTGGGCGTCACCGCCACCGCTCCGGACACCGCCGACGAACCCGCCGCGGCCCACATGGCCGAGGCACTGGGCGACCTGCACACCCCCAAGGGGCTGGCCGGCAGTCCGCTCCTGACCGCCGCGCACACACCGACGGCCCGGGCACTGCGCGCCTGGCTCGTCGAAGCCGTGGACAGCCTGGCGGCAAGCCCCGTAGCGGCCGACGCCGATGCCGGGAGAATCCTGCGGGCGTACTACGTCGACCGGTCGGGCACCCACTGGCAGGTCGCCCACAGCCTGCACCTCAGCCGCGCCACGTACTTCCGCCGCCTGCGACGCGGCGTGACGGCCCTGGCCGCCCAGCATGACCGCTGA
- a CDS encoding GH92 family glycosyl hydrolase has protein sequence MQPPRGLQHGSEEAPGTVPRPAPRRRRTPTAAALAASLALVVIAPAVASAQPAPPDRKPPGERTFSSSFETDEKQPDWRDTVEVGPDGKERASGVDGGFSSGIPGNVTDRVTEVRASAENTAGGEVKENLVDVEPGSKWLAFAKTGWVEFDLEEPVKVVTYALTSANDHAERDPKDWTLKGSADGEEWRDLDTREGESFAKRHETKTYDFTADTAYRHFRLEITANGGGAELQLADVQFSNGDTSAPVPDEMRSRPDRGPSGSPTAKSGAGFTGKKALRYAGTHKPDGRAYSYNKIFDVNTAVTKHTELSYLVYPQMGETDLDYPATHVSVDLAFTDGTYLSELGATDSHGGLLTPQGQADAKRLYVNQWNKVAARLGTVAAGKTVDRILVAYDSPKGKAKFQGWIDDITIAPRKPEKRRAHLSDYALTTRGTNSSGGFSRGNNIPATAVPHGFNFWTPVTNAGSLSWLYDYSRGNNKDNLPTLQAFSASHEPSPWMGDRQTFQLMPSAASGTLDAARTARGLPFRHENEVAKPHYYGVTFENGLKAEMAPTDHAARMRFTYPGKDASLVFDNVTNAGGLTLNPKTRSFSGYTDVKSGLSTGATRMFVYGVFDAPVTDSGRLKGGGGDDVTGFFRFDAGKDRTVNLRLATSLIGVDQAKKNLAMEIPESASFEKVRRKAQAAWDDVLKTIEVEGADEDQLTTLYSSLYRLYLYPNSGHEKVGGKNRYASPFVEPVGEDTPTRTGAKIVDGKVFVNNGFWDTYRTTWPAYSFFSPKKAGELVDGFVQHYKDGGWTSRWSSPGYADLMTGTSSDVAFADAYVKGVKFDAEAAYEAAVKNATVAPPSPGVGRKGMETSVFTGYADTATHEGLSWSLEGYLNDYGIARMGQELYKKTKKARYKEESEYFLNRAQKYVTLFDGEAGFFQGRKPGGDWRLPSDAYDPRVWGYDYTETNGWGYAFTAPQDSRGLANLYGGRAGLGKKLDTYFSTPETAGPEFAGSYGGVIHEMTEARDVRMGQYGHSNQVAHHATYMYNAASQPYRTQEKVREVLGRLYVGSEIGQGIHGDEDNGEQSAWYLFSALGFYPLVMGSGEYAIGSPLFKKVTVRMDNGRKLVVKAPKNSAKNIYVQGLKVNGKKWTSTALPHDVLAKGGTLAFDMGPEPSKWGTGRNAAPVSIQQDDRVPSPKGDVLKGDGALFDNTSATSAEVTSVALPVPGSAEALQYTLTSSAADRAPKGWTLQGSSDGEKWTDIDRRSGQSFAWDRQTRVFSVDRPGDYAKYRLVLTGSATLAEVELLS, from the coding sequence ATGCAGCCACCACGCGGTCTTCAACACGGCTCCGAAGAGGCGCCCGGTACGGTCCCCCGCCCGGCCCCTCGCCGGAGACGGACCCCCACAGCGGCAGCCCTGGCGGCCTCCCTGGCCCTGGTCGTGATCGCCCCCGCGGTCGCCTCCGCCCAGCCGGCCCCGCCGGACCGGAAGCCGCCCGGCGAGCGGACGTTCAGCAGCTCGTTCGAGACGGATGAGAAGCAGCCCGACTGGCGCGATACCGTCGAAGTGGGCCCCGACGGCAAGGAGCGCGCCTCCGGGGTCGACGGCGGGTTCTCCTCCGGCATACCGGGCAACGTCACCGACCGGGTCACCGAGGTCCGCGCGAGCGCCGAGAACACCGCGGGCGGCGAGGTCAAGGAGAACCTGGTCGATGTCGAGCCGGGCTCCAAATGGCTGGCGTTCGCGAAGACCGGCTGGGTCGAGTTCGATCTGGAGGAGCCGGTGAAGGTGGTGACGTACGCCCTCACCTCCGCCAACGACCACGCCGAGCGCGACCCGAAGGACTGGACGCTGAAGGGCTCGGCGGACGGCGAGGAGTGGAGGGACCTCGACACCCGCGAGGGCGAGAGCTTCGCGAAGCGGCACGAGACGAAGACGTACGACTTCACCGCCGACACCGCCTACCGCCACTTCCGGCTGGAGATCACGGCGAACGGCGGTGGGGCCGAGCTCCAGCTCGCCGACGTTCAGTTCTCGAACGGTGACACCTCCGCGCCGGTGCCCGACGAGATGCGCAGCCGGCCCGACCGCGGCCCCTCGGGCTCCCCCACCGCGAAGTCGGGCGCGGGGTTCACCGGAAAGAAGGCACTGCGTTACGCGGGTACGCACAAACCGGACGGCCGGGCGTACTCGTACAACAAGATCTTCGACGTGAACACGGCCGTCACCAAGCACACCGAGCTGTCCTATCTGGTCTATCCGCAGATGGGCGAGACGGACCTCGACTACCCGGCGACCCACGTCTCGGTGGACCTCGCCTTCACCGACGGCACGTACCTGAGCGAGCTGGGCGCCACCGACAGCCACGGCGGGCTGCTCACCCCGCAGGGCCAGGCCGATGCCAAGCGGCTCTACGTGAACCAGTGGAACAAGGTCGCCGCCCGCCTCGGCACGGTGGCCGCGGGCAAGACGGTCGACCGGATTCTGGTGGCGTACGACTCCCCGAAGGGGAAGGCGAAGTTCCAGGGCTGGATCGACGACATCACGATCGCCCCGAGGAAGCCGGAGAAGCGCAGGGCGCATCTGTCGGACTACGCGCTGACCACCCGGGGCACCAACTCCTCCGGCGGCTTCTCGCGCGGCAACAACATTCCGGCCACCGCGGTCCCGCACGGCTTCAACTTCTGGACGCCGGTGACCAACGCCGGTTCGCTGAGCTGGCTGTACGACTACTCCCGGGGCAACAACAAGGACAACCTCCCCACGCTCCAGGCCTTCAGCGCCAGCCATGAGCCGAGCCCCTGGATGGGCGACCGGCAGACCTTCCAGCTGATGCCCTCGGCCGCGAGCGGCACCCTGGACGCGGCTCGCACCGCCCGGGGGCTGCCGTTCCGGCACGAGAACGAGGTCGCGAAGCCGCACTACTACGGCGTCACGTTCGAGAACGGCCTCAAGGCCGAGATGGCGCCGACCGACCACGCGGCACGGATGCGGTTCACCTACCCCGGCAAGGACGCAAGCCTGGTCTTCGACAACGTGACGAACGCGGGCGGTCTGACCCTGAATCCGAAGACCCGCTCCTTCTCCGGCTACACGGACGTGAAGAGCGGCCTGTCCACGGGGGCGACCCGGATGTTCGTGTACGGCGTCTTCGACGCGCCGGTGACGGACAGCGGAAGGCTGAAGGGCGGCGGGGGTGACGACGTCACGGGCTTCTTCCGCTTCGACGCGGGCAAGGACCGTACGGTCAACCTGCGCCTGGCCACCTCGCTGATCGGCGTGGACCAGGCGAAGAAGAACCTGGCCATGGAGATCCCTGAGTCCGCCTCCTTCGAGAAGGTGCGGCGCAAGGCACAGGCGGCCTGGGACGACGTCCTGAAGACGATCGAGGTCGAGGGCGCCGACGAGGACCAGCTCACGACCCTCTACTCCAGCCTCTACCGGCTCTACCTCTACCCGAACTCCGGCCACGAGAAGGTGGGCGGGAAGAACAGGTACGCCAGCCCCTTCGTCGAGCCGGTCGGCGAGGACACCCCGACGAGGACCGGGGCGAAGATCGTCGACGGCAAGGTGTTCGTCAACAACGGCTTCTGGGACACCTACCGCACGACCTGGCCCGCCTACTCCTTCTTCTCCCCGAAGAAGGCGGGTGAGCTGGTGGACGGCTTCGTGCAGCACTACAAGGACGGCGGCTGGACCTCGCGCTGGTCCTCCCCCGGTTACGCGGACCTGATGACCGGCACCAGTTCGGACGTGGCGTTCGCCGACGCGTACGTCAAGGGCGTGAAGTTCGACGCGGAGGCGGCGTACGAGGCGGCGGTCAAGAACGCCACGGTGGCTCCGCCGTCCCCGGGCGTCGGCCGCAAGGGCATGGAGACCTCCGTCTTCACCGGATACGCGGACACCGCGACCCACGAGGGCCTGTCCTGGTCGCTGGAGGGCTACCTCAACGACTACGGCATCGCACGGATGGGCCAGGAGCTCTACAAGAAGACGAAGAAGGCGCGGTACAAGGAGGAGTCGGAGTACTTCCTCAACCGGGCGCAGAAGTACGTCACGCTCTTCGACGGCGAGGCGGGCTTCTTCCAGGGCAGGAAGCCGGGCGGCGACTGGCGCCTGCCCTCCGACGCGTACGACCCGCGCGTGTGGGGCTACGACTACACCGAGACCAACGGCTGGGGCTACGCCTTCACCGCCCCGCAGGACAGCCGGGGCCTGGCCAACCTGTACGGGGGCCGCGCGGGCCTGGGCAAGAAGCTGGACACCTACTTCTCCACCCCGGAGACGGCGGGCCCCGAGTTCGCCGGCAGCTACGGCGGGGTCATCCACGAGATGACCGAGGCGCGTGACGTGCGGATGGGCCAGTACGGGCACAGCAACCAGGTCGCCCACCACGCCACGTACATGTACAACGCGGCCTCACAGCCGTACAGGACGCAGGAGAAGGTCCGCGAGGTGCTGGGCCGCCTGTACGTCGGCAGCGAGATCGGCCAGGGCATCCACGGTGACGAGGACAACGGCGAGCAGTCGGCCTGGTATCTCTTCTCCGCGCTCGGCTTCTACCCGCTGGTGATGGGCAGCGGGGAGTACGCGATCGGCTCGCCGCTCTTCAAGAAGGTGACCGTCCGCATGGACAACGGCCGCAAGCTGGTCGTGAAGGCCCCGAAGAACAGCGCGAAGAACATCTACGTGCAGGGCCTGAAGGTCAACGGCAAGAAGTGGACCTCCACCGCGCTCCCCCACGATGTGCTGGCCAAGGGCGGCACGCTGGCGTTCGACATGGGGCCCGAGCCGTCCAAGTGGGGCACGGGGAGGAACGCGGCACCCGTCTCCATCCAGCAGGACGACAGAGTCCCGTCGCCGAAGGGCGATGTGCTCAAGGGCGACGGCGCGCTCTTCGACAACACCTCGGCCACCTCGGCGGAGGTCACCTCGGTGGCGCTGCCTGTCCCCGGGTCCGCCGAGGCGCTCCAGTACACGCTGACGTCGTCGGCGGCGGACCGGGCCCCGAAGGGGTGGACGCTCCAGGGCTCGTCCGACGGCGAGAAGTGGACGGACATCGACCGCCGCTCCGGCCAGTCGTTCGCCTGGGACAGGCAGACCAGGGTGTTCTCGGTGGACCGGCCCGGTGACTACGCGAAGTACCGGCTGGTGCTGACGGGTTCGGCGACGCTGGCGGAGGTGGAGCTGCTCTCCTGA